ACTACATCTTTAACCAAAATCATACCCCAAGGACGATTTTTTTATTTCGCGCATTCTTACTACGCCATACCCGAGGATGAGAACATGGTTGTTGGAATTACCAATTATAACGTGGTCATACCGGCCATCATACAATCTCGAACTCTTTGGGGTTTACAATTTCATCCGGAAAAGAGTTCGGTGTGGGGAATGGAACTTCTGAAACTATGGTTGCGGGAGTCTGGCACGTGATCACCCTGCTTCCCGCAATCGACATTATCGAAGGCCGGTGTGTCCGGCTGGAAAAGGGCGATTATTCCAGGGTCATTGTATTCAACGAATCACCGATCGATGCGGCCCGGCGTTGGGAAGAGGAGGGAGCTGCCTTTCTTCATGTGGTGGATCTCGACGGTGCAAAAAACGGAAAACCAGTCAACGATTCGATCATTTCCCGACTTATCCAGGCTGTGAAGATTCCCGTTGAAGTCGGAGGCGGAGTGCGGGACCTGATGGCCTTTCGTCACTACCTGGATATGGGCGCAAAACGGATCATCCTGGGAAGTGTGGCCTTCCGTAATCCACAGGTACTGGAAAAAGCCTTAGCGCTATCTCCCTCTTCTGTTGCGGTCAGCCTTGATTCACTCAACGGAAAAATTGCCCTGGAAGGCTGGATCGAGGTATCGTCATTATCAGATACTGAGTCGGCTCGCCGCTTTTCCGAGATGGGTGTCCGTCATTTCATTTTCACCGATATCACCCGTGACGGCACTTTGACCGGTATCAATCTCCCAACAATCGAGCGATTTATCGCCAAAAGCGGCGTTGCTATCATCGTTGCCGGCGGAATTTCCTCTCTGGAGAACATCCGAGCCCTGAAAAATTTACCCTATGGAATAGAAGGCATTATCCTGGGAAAAGCACTTTACACCGGAAATCTCTCCCTTCCCGCAGCTCTCGCCCTCCTCAAAGAGTAAACAATGAGGATAGATGGGACGAGAAAGAAAAAAACCTTGTACCGGCTGCTTTGTGAGTTCTTTGGATACTCCTCGGTGGTATCGGGCCAGATAAAGCGATGTATCGAAGATTTAAAAATGCTGTTTTCATTAATGACCGATTCTCCATCACTCATCACCGTTTTATTTGCACGGGAGGCTTGAAATGCTGACCAAAAGAATCATACCCTGTCTCGACGTCCAGGACGGACGAGTAGTCAAGGGAATACACTTTGAAAATATCCGGGATATCGGCGACCCGGTTGAACTGGCAAAACACTATGAAGAGGAAGGCGCCGATGAGCTGGTTTTTTTGGATATTACCGCTTCTTACGAAAAGCGTGAAACCATGGTCGCAGTTGCGGAGAAGGTCGCCGCCGAGCTCACCATACCATTCACGGTCGGGGGAGGTATCAATACCCAAGAACAGGTCACCAAGCTCCTCAAAGCCGGGGCGGATAAGGTGTCGATCAACACCGCTTGCGTGTTGAACCCCGGCCTGATTACTGAACTGGCTGGAAAATTTGGATCCCAGTGTGTTGTTGTCGCCCTTGACGTCAAAAAAACCTGGGACCGGATCACCCGGCACAGCTACTGGGAAGTATTTATCAACGGAGGTCGCACCCCTACCGGAAAGGACGCCCTGCAATGGGCAGTCCAAGTGGAAAAGCTGGGAGCCGGAGAAATCCTTTTAACCAGCATGGATACTGACGGAACCCTGTCCGGGTATGAAGTAAACCTTACTCGTAAAACCGCCGAACGAATCAAGATACCGATCATCGCTTCCGGAGGAGCGGGAAAGCTCGAACACCTGGTGGCGGTATTGCGGGAAGGACAGGCAGATGCGGCGTTGGTCGCTTCGATCTTTCATAGCAGGCAATGCACGATACCCGAAGCCAAGGCCTTCATAAGAAAACGGGGAATACCAGTGAGGCTTGAAGTTTGATGGAAAAAATATTTGAACAGGTCAAATTTAGCCAGGATGGACTTATTCCCGCGGTAGTACAAGACGCAGAATCCGGCAAAGTGCTCATGACAGCCTACATGAACCGGGAATCATTGAAGAAGACGCTTGAAACGGGAACGACCTGGTTTTTCAGCCGCAGTCGTGGATGCCTCTGGCACAAGGGGGAAACCAGCGGGCACACTCAAAGGGTAACCGGTCTCTACCTGGATTGCGACGGTGATTCACTGCTCGTCCAAGTCGAGCAAAAAGGCGTTGCTTGTCATACCGGTGAGCTTTCCTGCTATTATCGGGAAATCACTGATCAAGGCGTCATGCCCGAGACAGGTAGTTTACCGCCTTTTGCCAGTGCCGCGTTCCTGCAGGAATTGTTCCAGGTGATCGAAGAGCGTTCCCAGGAAAGCGCTGCATCTTCCTATACCCGCCAGCTCCTGGAAGCTCCCCGGGAAAAAGTCCTGCGCAAAATTTCCGAGGAATCAACGGAGGTACTCTTGGCTTGTATGAGTGCAGAAGACAAAGCGCTCATCAAATGGGAAGTCGCCGATCTTCTCTATCATCTGCTGGTTCTGGTAAAAAAGGAGAATCTGACATTCTACGATATTATAGCGGAGCTACAAAAACGCAGAAAAAGGGTCGCTACCAGCGGTAAAAGCGATTTGTAAGCGCTCTTTCGGGTAGCAAGGGACGTTAGCGATCCAAACAGTCAATGATGGTTTTCAAAACAATAAATATAATTCCTTTCATGTCGTCCCTGATTTTTGTATCACTCCCTGCCACATCTTCGTCCTCTTCGAATTCGAAGAGCGCTTCGACAACGTACCGTAGGATTTGCGGCTGGCTATAGTTGACCACTACGGTTTCCACAGTCCGACTAAAATCCCCGGGGGTCGAGCTTCCCAGGTACTCGAGCATTTTCAAGTTGGCTGCTTCGGCTTTTTCGATATCCTCGAACAACACCTGGGGAGGAGGTGGGAAACCGTCTTTCATGATTTGCCAAATCACGATTCCCAGATAAATCACCAGTTCCCTTTCGGCCTGGTTGAACAATTCCTCGCTGCCTGCCATTAAATATTCCATGATGACCGGTTGTGTGTTCTCCAAATCGCCGATAAGCTCGTGAGCCAGTTGCGGATCCATCACACCGATTCTTTGCCAGGTTTTTTCCACGACTTCAGAGGATATGGGTTCCATGGGCCCTCCTTGGTTCAGCCAGGTACAGACATCCTTCGCTGTTTTATTGTACCCGATGTCTCGTTCGTTTTCCACCACCATAGCCAGACTGTGTCAAGATATCAATTCAAAAGAGAACTGATATAATGGGTATACGGATAAGTAAGGATTATTTCACTCTCGGTACCGAGGTCCATCTGGAAAGGTCGGTAGGTCGCCGAGGGGCATCTTCCAGAAACCACGGTTTTTAGTAATGAAAAATAGCTCAGCACGGGAGGGATTCCCATGAAGGTCATGAATGATTTCCGGTATTTTATCACTAAAAGCATCAACCGCCTGAGAAGGGCGAAGATCCCGCCGCCGTCAAACACTATACCCTGCCCATTTTGTTTGGAAATGATCCCCGGCGAGGAGACCTGCTGCCGGTTTTGCACATCTTACCTGAATGAGACTCTGAAAGGTGCCCTGGTGCGATGAACAAAGACTCTGGCCCGATGAGACACTCCACCAAGATACTTCTGTTCTGTCTGTTCACTGCTGTCCTCCTCCTGGGCTTGGCTGAATCCACGCAAGCCCAGGACATTTTCAGCTACTACCGGGGAAGAGTTCAGGAGGTGCGTGAATTCATACCGGAATTTACGCTGGCCGACCTCGGACAGGAG
The sequence above is a segment of the Atribacteraceae bacterium genome. Coding sequences within it:
- the hisA gene encoding 1-(5-phosphoribosyl)-5-[(5-phosphoribosylamino)methylideneamino]imidazole-4-carboxamide isomerase, with the translated sequence MITLLPAIDIIEGRCVRLEKGDYSRVIVFNESPIDAARRWEEEGAAFLHVVDLDGAKNGKPVNDSIISRLIQAVKIPVEVGGGVRDLMAFRHYLDMGAKRIILGSVAFRNPQVLEKALALSPSSVAVSLDSLNGKIALEGWIEVSSLSDTESARRFSEMGVRHFIFTDITRDGTLTGINLPTIERFIAKSGVAIIVAGGISSLENIRALKNLPYGIEGIILGKALYTGNLSLPAALALLKE
- the hisF gene encoding imidazole glycerol phosphate synthase subunit HisF codes for the protein MLTKRIIPCLDVQDGRVVKGIHFENIRDIGDPVELAKHYEEEGADELVFLDITASYEKRETMVAVAEKVAAELTIPFTVGGGINTQEQVTKLLKAGADKVSINTACVLNPGLITELAGKFGSQCVVVALDVKKTWDRITRHSYWEVFINGGRTPTGKDALQWAVQVEKLGAGEILLTSMDTDGTLSGYEVNLTRKTAERIKIPIIASGGAGKLEHLVAVLREGQADAALVASIFHSRQCTIPEAKAFIRKRGIPVRLEV
- the hisIE gene encoding bifunctional phosphoribosyl-AMP cyclohydrolase/phosphoribosyl-ATP diphosphatase HisIE, with protein sequence MEKIFEQVKFSQDGLIPAVVQDAESGKVLMTAYMNRESLKKTLETGTTWFFSRSRGCLWHKGETSGHTQRVTGLYLDCDGDSLLVQVEQKGVACHTGELSCYYREITDQGVMPETGSLPPFASAAFLQELFQVIEERSQESAASSYTRQLLEAPREKVLRKISEESTEVLLACMSAEDKALIKWEVADLLYHLLVLVKKENLTFYDIIAELQKRRKRVATSGKSDL